A window of Citrus sinensis cultivar Valencia sweet orange chromosome 7, DVS_A1.0, whole genome shotgun sequence contains these coding sequences:
- the LOC102620489 gene encoding alanine aminotransferase 2, mitochondrial: MRRFVIGRGRNFLNRSHQQNLLSSSSSHCQSRFLSSTSVIDSPSSSSMAPTSSPAITVDSLNPKVLKCEYAVRGEIVSIAQRLQQELQTNPGSHSFDEILYCNIGNPQSLGQQPITFFREVLALCDHPSILDRSETQGLFSADSIERAWQILDQIPGRATGAYSHSQGIKGLRDTIAAGIEARDGFPADPNDIFLTDGASPAVHMMMQLLIRSENDGILCPIPQYPLYSASIALHGGTLVPYYLDEATGWGLETSEVKKQLEAAKAKGITVRALVVINPGNPTGQVLAEENQRAIVDFCKKEGLVLLADEVYQENVYVPEKKFHSFKKVSRSMGYGEKDISLVSFQSVSKGYHGECGKRGGYMEVTGFSPEVREQIYKVASVNLCSNISGQILASLVMSPPKVGDESYESYCAERDGILSSLARRAKTLEDAFNSLEGITCNKAEGAMYLFPRIQLPEKAIKAAEAEKTVPDAFYCRRLLNATGIVLVPGSGFGQVPGTWHFRCTILPQEDKIPAIVTRLTDFHKSFMDKFRN, translated from the exons ATGCGGAGATTCGTTATTGGCAGAGGCAGAAATTTCCTTAACCGTTCAcatcaacaaaatcttctctcttcttcttcttctcattgTCAGTCTCGTTTCTTGTCATCCACTTCTGTGATTGATtccccttcttcttcttcaatggCTCCCACCTCTTCTCCTGCTATCACGGTCGATTCCCTTAACCCCAAG GTTCTAAAATGCGAGTATGCTGTTCGTGGTGAGATTGTCTCCATTGCCCAG CGGTTGCAACAGGAGTTACAAACTAACCCTGGCTCTCATTCCTTTGATGAG ATACTGTACTGCAACATTGGAAATCCTCAGTCTCTTGGTCAGCAGCCAATAACCTTTTTCCGAGAG GTTCTTGCATTATGTGACCATCCATCCATTTTGGACAGAAGTGAAACACAAGGTTTGTTCAG TGCGGATTCTATAGAGCGAGCTTGGCAGATACTGGATCAAATTCCTGGGCGAGCAACTGGGGCTTACAGTCATAGTCAG GGTATCAAGGGACTGCGTGATACAATCGCTGCTGGAATTGAGGCTCGTGATGGTTTTCCTGCTGATCCAAATGATATTTTCTTGACAGATGGTGCAAGTCCTGCT GTCCACATGATGATGCAGTTATTGATAAGATCAGAGAACGATGGAATTCTCTGTCCTATTCCTCAGTACCCTTTATACTCTGCTTCAATTGCTCTCCATGGTGGGACCTTG GTGCCTTACTACCTAGATGAAGCAACAGGATGGGGATTGGAAACTTCGGAGGTTAAGAAGCAATTGGAGGCCGCCAAGGCCAAAGGTATTACCGTTAGGGCCTTGGTTGTAATAAATCCAGGCAATCCAACTGGACAG GTTCTTGCTGAAGAAAACCAGCGTGCAATTGTGGATTTCTGCAAAAAGGAGGGTCTTGTTCTTCTTGCAGATGAG GTATACCAGGAAAATGTTTATGTGCCAGAGAAAAAATTCCATTCCTTTAAGAAGGTATCCCGATCCATGGGGTATGGTGAGAAGGATATATCCCTTGTATCATTTCAGTCAGTTTCTAAAG GTTACCATGGGGAGTGTGGAAAAAGAGGAGGTTACATGGAGGTCACTGGGTTCAGTCCTGAAGTAAGGGAGCAAATATACAAAGTGGCATCTGTGAATCTTTGTTCTAATATCTCCGGCCAAATTCTGGCAAGCCTCGTCATGAGTCCACCTAAG GTTGGAGATGAATCTTATGAGTCCTATTGCGCTGAGAGGGATGGAATCCTCTCATCTTTAGCCAGGCGTGCAAAG ACATTGGAAGATGCATTTAACAGTTTGGAAGGAATAACATGTAACAAGGCTGAAGGAGCAATGTATCTCTTTCCTCGTATTCAACTGCCTGAAAAGGCAATTAAAGCTGCTGAAGCTGAAAAAACTGTTCCAGATGCATTTTATTGTCGCCGCCTTCTCAATGCCACTGGAATTGTTCTTGTTCCTGGTTCTGGTTTTGGGCAG GTCCCCGGCACTTGGCATTTTAGGTGCACCATATTGCCTCAAGAGGACAAGATTCCAGCGATTGTGACCCGG